In the genome of bacterium, the window CGCCACCGGCGAGATCGATCGGGTTGTGCCGACTCCAGCGGGGCGGGATGTGCCCGTCGATCGTCTCTCGCAGATCGTTCGGAAGTTCAACGAGTTCCAATTCACTGCGCTCGATGGCCTCGGCCGTCTGGATCGCCCAGCCACCGGCCGTGCTGAACACCGCGGTACGTGGACCCGCGGGCAGAGGTTGCGTCGCGAATCCCGCGGCCGCATCCCAGGCTTCTGGAATCGATGGCGCAATCGTCACGCCTGCGCGTCGCAGGGCATCGTCGAAGCCCGGACCCGTTGCCGTCGAACCCGTGTGCGCGGAGACCGCACGCGGGCCGATTCGCGAACCGCCGCTGCGCACCACGACCACCGGCATGCACTCGTTCGCCCGTGCGAGCCGCCGCACCAGATCGTCGGAGTCTTGAACGTCTTCGAGATACACGAGGCCAACGTGAGTCTCTGGATCATCGACAAAGTAGTCGAGACAATCCGCTACCCCGATCTGAGCGCAGTTTCCGGCTGAGACCGCCCGACTGATCCCGATACCACACTGGCGAGCGTAGTTTCCAAAGGTCGAAATGAAGCCGCCCGATTGGCTGGCGATACCAATGTGGCCCGCCGGCGGCATGGGCGCAACGATCTGGGCGCACATCGATACCGGGGTCGAGATGATGCCTTGCCCGTTCGGTCCCACGATGAGCAGATCGAGTTCATCGGCCAGCTCGACCAGGGCTCGCTGTGCGGCGACCCCTTTGGCGCCCGCTTCGGCAAAGCCGGCACCCGCGATGAAGACGGCACGGGCTCCTCTGTTTGCGGCCTGCCTCAGCACGGCTTCGACAGCGGGTTGCGGAACACCTGAGAACACGAGATCTACGCGCGCGGCGGCGGGCAACTCATCGATGCTGGTGTAGGTTGGATCGCCTAACACGGGCTCGGCAGAAAGATTGGTTCCGTAGAGCTCGCCGGCAAAACCCATGGCCTTCAGGTTGTGATAAACCGAGAAACCGAATTTCCCCGGATGACTCGTCGCGCCGGCGACGACGATTCCCCCGGGTTCGAACAGGGCTTGCCAGTGCTCGGTTCGAGGTTTCAAGATGGCGACCTCAACGGAGCCCACCCCGTTCGCGGAGCTTGCGGGCGATCACCATCTTCTGGATCTCGCTGGTGCCTTCTCCGATGATCATCAGCGGTGTGTCGCGGTAGTAGCGCTCCACGTCGTATTCACTCGCGTAGCCGTTGCCCCCGTGGATGCGCAAAGCCTCGGTTGCGATTTCGAACGCCGCTTCGGACGCGAAGAGCTTGGCCATTCCGGCTTCGAGATCCACACGCGCTCCTGAATCGAAGCGCCGAGCCGCATCGTAGGTCATGAGCCGGGCCGCGCGAAGCTTGGTGGCCATTTCGGCGAGCTTGAACTGGATCGCCTGGTGATCGAAGATCTTTTTGCCGAAGGCCTCCCGCTCCTGCGCGTAGTCCATGGCGCGGTCAAACGCAGCCTGGCCCACCCCCACCGCACGAGCTGCGATATTGATGCGTCCGACTTCGAGCGCGGACAGTGCGTAACGCAGACCTTTCCCGATGCCTTCGTCGCCGCCGAGTATGCGCGCGTTGGGCACTCTGTGATCGCTATAGGCCATCTCGACCGTCTCGATTCCCTTGTAACCGAGTTTCGCGATCTCTTTGGAAACGCTGATGCCTTCAAAGGCCTGGCCCGGTTTCTTCTCGACGAGAAAACACGTGATTCCGTCGTCGGAAGTTCGGGCCAGGAGCATCACTAGGCGGGCCCGGCTGCCGTTGGTGACCCACATCTTGGTCCCGTTGATGATCCAATGAGCACCGTCGCGCACGGCCTTGCAGCGCAGGTTGCGGGCGTCGCTACCCGCATCGGGTTCCGATAGAGAGAAAGCCGCCCGGTAGGATCCGTCCACCATCTTGGGCAGGAACTCCTGGCGCTGCGCCTCGGTGCCGTAACGGCTGATCATCGAGACGGCGATCTTGTGAGTATTGAGCAGGCCCGCCAGAGACATCCAACCGCGCGACAGCTCTTCGATGATGCGCGCATAGGTCGTGACGTCGAGGCCGAGTCCACCGTGCTCGGGTGCGACCGTCGCGCCGAAGAGTCCGAACTCACACATCTGCTCGAACATGCGCTGAGGGAATTCGTCGGCGTGTTCGAGAGCCGACGCGTTGGGGATGACCTCGCGGTCGACCCATTGGCGGATCGTATCGATCATGTCGTCTGCAATCTGTTGATCTGTCGCCAACCGTCGACCCTCGCGCTTGCAATTCGGCACTGAATGAAGGGATGACAGGAGCATAACCCCATGGCGGATCTTCCGGGCGGGCGGGAACCAGGTGGCCCATAGGTCCATTCTTGAGTGGGTCCCAGTACTATGATACTAATTGGACGTCGGTTCTCGCAGCTTTCCACGATTAGGAGACGTCATGTCGTTCGCAGATCAGGTGGTGTTCGTCACGGGAGGCGGAAGCGGCATGGGGCGGCTTGCCGCACAGCGCATGGCCGACGCCGGAGCGAAGGTCGCCGCCGTCGATATCAACGAGGCGGGGCTGGCCGAAACCGCTCAGGCGCGCGAAGCCATTCACACCTTCCGCCTCGACGTCACCGACGGCGAAGCGGTGCTCGCGACGGTGAAGGAGGTCGAGAACCGCCTCGGCCCCATTGATCGCGTCTACAACGCGGCCGCCATCATGCCTACCGGGCTGCTCATGGAACAGGATACGGAGACGATACTGCGTGTCATGGAGATCGACTACAACGGCGTGGTCCACGTGGCCAAGGCCATCCTGCCGGGCATGCTCGAGCGCGGGCGCGGCGATCTGATCAACTTCGCTTCGATTGCCGGTTGGGGTCCGACTCTGCACTTTGGCGCGTACAACGCGGCGAAGTTCGCGGTGGTGGCCTTCAGCGAGGTTCTCTACCACGAGAACCGGGACACGGGTGTGCGCATCATCGCCGTCTGCCCACCGCCGGTGGCCACCCCGCTGCTCGAGCAGGCGACCTCGAAGCCCAAGATGCTCGAGCAGGGCGGCAAGCCGATCGAGCCGGGTGAGGTCCTCGACGCAATCGAACGGGACCTCGCCAAGGGCAAGGCGTTCTGCTTTCCGACGGCCACGACGAAGTTCGCCCAGATTCTCCGGCGCTTCGTACCCGGGCTGATGTGGTCAATGGTGCATCGGGTCGAGGGCCGTTAGAAGTCTCTATGAGTTCGATTGAGCGTGACTCGGATAGAGCGATCCGACACGGAACGATCGGATGAAAGAGTGGCTGCAATGAAGACAACCGATCGCGCGGCCGTTCGCGTGGCGCGCAAGATCGTCAACGAGATCCGGCGCCGACGGCTGCGGCCGGGCACCAAACTCGCGGCCGAACACAAGATGGTCG includes:
- a CDS encoding acyl-CoA dehydrogenase — its product is MLLSSLHSVPNCKREGRRLATDQQIADDMIDTIRQWVDREVIPNASALEHADEFPQRMFEQMCEFGLFGATVAPEHGGLGLDVTTYARIIEELSRGWMSLAGLLNTHKIAVSMISRYGTEAQRQEFLPKMVDGSYRAAFSLSEPDAGSDARNLRCKAVRDGAHWIINGTKMWVTNGSRARLVMLLARTSDDGITCFLVEKKPGQAFEGISVSKEIAKLGYKGIETVEMAYSDHRVPNARILGGDEGIGKGLRYALSALEVGRINIAARAVGVGQAAFDRAMDYAQEREAFGKKIFDHQAIQFKLAEMATKLRAARLMTYDAARRFDSGARVDLEAGMAKLFASEAAFEIATEALRIHGGNGYASEYDVERYYRDTPLMIIGEGTSEIQKMVIARKLRERGGLR
- a CDS encoding SDR family oxidoreductase translates to MSFADQVVFVTGGGSGMGRLAAQRMADAGAKVAAVDINEAGLAETAQAREAIHTFRLDVTDGEAVLATVKEVENRLGPIDRVYNAAAIMPTGLLMEQDTETILRVMEIDYNGVVHVAKAILPGMLERGRGDLINFASIAGWGPTLHFGAYNAAKFAVVAFSEVLYHENRDTGVRIIAVCPPPVATPLLEQATSKPKMLEQGGKPIEPGEVLDAIERDLAKGKAFCFPTATTKFAQILRRFVPGLMWSMVHRVEGR